In Callospermophilus lateralis isolate mCalLat2 chromosome 4, mCalLat2.hap1, whole genome shotgun sequence, one genomic interval encodes:
- the Tcp11l2 gene encoding T-complex protein 11-like protein 2 isoform X4: protein MTAARNLSNMTLAHEIAVNENFELKQDAVPENSLAGQVKHIVHQAFWDVLESELNADPPEYEHAIKLFEEIREILLSFLTPGGNRLRNQICEVLDTDLIRQQAEHSAVDIPGLANYVISTMGKLCAPVRDDDIRELKATGNIVEMLRQIFHVLDLMKMDMVNFTIKSIRPHLQRQLVEYERTKFQEILEETPSALDQTTEWIKESVNEELLSLSESALTPGAENSSKPSLSPTVVLNNSYLKLLKWDYQKKDLPETLVTDGARLQELTEKLNQLKIIACLSLITKNMVGAVTEGFPELTNRLKRISAVLLEGMNKQTFNLKEALNSIGVQTCVEVNKTLTERGLPTLNAEVQANLIGQFSSIQEEDNSIWSLIDKRIQLYMKSLLCLPSSQKCMPPVPGGLTIIQQELEALGCQYANIVNLNKQVYGPFYANILRKLLFIEEAVGKVNASSPTN from the exons CTTGGCTGGTCAAGTGAAGCATATTGTTCACCAGGCCTTCTGGGATGTCTTGGAATCAGAACTAAATGCTGACCCTCCTGAATATGAACATGCCATCAAACTGTTTGAAGAAATCCGAGAG attcttctctcttttcttactCCTGGTGGGAACCGGCTTCGcaaccaaatctgtgaagttttgGATACAGACCTCATTAGACAACAGGCTGAGCACAGTGCTGTTGACATCCCAGGCCTGGCCAACTATGTCATCAGTACAATGGGAAAGCTGTGTGCTCCCGTGCGAGATGATGATATCAGAGAGTTAAAGGCCACTGGTAACATTGTGGAGATGCTGAG acaAATATTCCATGTCCTGGACCTCATGAAAATGGACATGGTCAATTTTACAATTAAAAGTATCAGACCACACCTTCAACGCCAGTTGGTAGAATACGAAAGAACCAAGTTTCAAGAAATTTTAGAAGAAACTCCAA GTGCTCTTGATCAAACTACAGAATGGATAAAAGAATCTGTAAATGAAGAATTACTTTCTCTATCTGAGTCTGCTTTAACTCCTGGGGCTGAAAATAGCTCCAAACCAAGCTTGAGTCCTACAGTGGTGCTAAATAATAGTTACTTGAAACTGTTAAAGTGGGATTATCAGAAAAAAGACTTACCGGAG ACACTTGTGACAGATGGAGCACGACTTCAGGAACTGACAGAAAAGCTGAATCAATTGAAAATTATTGCCTGCCTGTCCCTAATTACCAAGAATATGGTGGGGGCTGTTACAGAAGGCTTCCCTGAGCTTACAAACAGGTTAAAAAGGATTTCAGCTGTTCTACTTGAAGGCATGAACAAACA gaCATTTAACTTGAAGGAAGCCCTGAATTCCATCGGTGTTCAGACTTGTGTTGAGGTTAACAAGACCCTGACAGAGAGAGGTTTACCCACTTTAAACGCTGAGGTTCAAGCTAATCTCATAGGTCAATTTTCAAGCATTCAAGAGGAGGACAATTCTATCTGGTCCTTGATTG atAAACGAATCCAACTATACATGAAAAGCCTACTTTGTCTTCCAAGCTCTCAAAAATGCATGCCTCCTGTGCCAGGAGGCCTTACTATCATTCAGCAGGAGCTAGAAGCATTAGGCTGTCAATATGCAAACATCGTGAATCTCAACAAACAAGTGTATGGACCATTTTATGCAAATATACTTCGGAAGCTGCTCTTTATTGAGGAAGCTGTGGGGAAGGTAAATGCTTCATCTCCAACCAACTGA
- the Tcp11l2 gene encoding T-complex protein 11-like protein 2 isoform X3: MTAARNLSNMTLAHEIAVNENFELKQDAVPENSPFHCYSLAGQVKHIVHQAFWDVLESELNADPPEYEHAIKLFEEIREILLSFLTPGGNRLRNQICEVLDTDLIRQQAEHSAVDIPGLANYVISTMGKLCAPVRDDDIRELKATGNIVEMLRQIFHVLDLMKMDMVNFTIKSIRPHLQRQLVEYERTKFQEILEETPSALDQTTEWIKESVNEELLSLSESALTPGAENSSKPSLSPTVVLNNSYLKLLKWDYQKKDLPETLVTDGARLQELTEKLNQLKIIACLSLITKNMVGAVTEGFPELTNRLKRISAVLLEGMNKQTFNLKEALNSIGVQTCVEVNKTLTERGLPTLNAEVQANLIGQFSSIQEEDNSIWSLIDKRIQLYMKSLLCLPSSQKCMPPVPGGLTIIQQELEALGCQYANIVNLNKQVYGPFYANILRKLLFIEEAVGKVNASSPTN; this comes from the exons TCCATTTCATTGCTATAGCTTGGCTGGTCAAGTGAAGCATATTGTTCACCAGGCCTTCTGGGATGTCTTGGAATCAGAACTAAATGCTGACCCTCCTGAATATGAACATGCCATCAAACTGTTTGAAGAAATCCGAGAG attcttctctcttttcttactCCTGGTGGGAACCGGCTTCGcaaccaaatctgtgaagttttgGATACAGACCTCATTAGACAACAGGCTGAGCACAGTGCTGTTGACATCCCAGGCCTGGCCAACTATGTCATCAGTACAATGGGAAAGCTGTGTGCTCCCGTGCGAGATGATGATATCAGAGAGTTAAAGGCCACTGGTAACATTGTGGAGATGCTGAG acaAATATTCCATGTCCTGGACCTCATGAAAATGGACATGGTCAATTTTACAATTAAAAGTATCAGACCACACCTTCAACGCCAGTTGGTAGAATACGAAAGAACCAAGTTTCAAGAAATTTTAGAAGAAACTCCAA GTGCTCTTGATCAAACTACAGAATGGATAAAAGAATCTGTAAATGAAGAATTACTTTCTCTATCTGAGTCTGCTTTAACTCCTGGGGCTGAAAATAGCTCCAAACCAAGCTTGAGTCCTACAGTGGTGCTAAATAATAGTTACTTGAAACTGTTAAAGTGGGATTATCAGAAAAAAGACTTACCGGAG ACACTTGTGACAGATGGAGCACGACTTCAGGAACTGACAGAAAAGCTGAATCAATTGAAAATTATTGCCTGCCTGTCCCTAATTACCAAGAATATGGTGGGGGCTGTTACAGAAGGCTTCCCTGAGCTTACAAACAGGTTAAAAAGGATTTCAGCTGTTCTACTTGAAGGCATGAACAAACA gaCATTTAACTTGAAGGAAGCCCTGAATTCCATCGGTGTTCAGACTTGTGTTGAGGTTAACAAGACCCTGACAGAGAGAGGTTTACCCACTTTAAACGCTGAGGTTCAAGCTAATCTCATAGGTCAATTTTCAAGCATTCAAGAGGAGGACAATTCTATCTGGTCCTTGATTG atAAACGAATCCAACTATACATGAAAAGCCTACTTTGTCTTCCAAGCTCTCAAAAATGCATGCCTCCTGTGCCAGGAGGCCTTACTATCATTCAGCAGGAGCTAGAAGCATTAGGCTGTCAATATGCAAACATCGTGAATCTCAACAAACAAGTGTATGGACCATTTTATGCAAATATACTTCGGAAGCTGCTCTTTATTGAGGAAGCTGTGGGGAAGGTAAATGCTTCATCTCCAACCAACTGA